Proteins encoded by one window of Cyanobium sp. NS01:
- a CDS encoding acyl-CoA desaturase, protein MILIHLGCAVLLWTGLGVGAALWAVALYLLRMLGTTAIYHRLLTHGSYRAPRMVWWIGSLVACSSGQMGPSWWKAHHLQHHRHVDTAADPHTPLQSANGWRGFWHSQVGWLLTPEFHPAELPADIEADPVLRTMDRLHVVPVLALAALSWQLGGLEWLGAFCLSTVVLYHAVASVNSLAHLFGDQPFNTGDDSRNNGFVALITLGEGWHNLHHGFQASVRQGFTLRHGKVRRLPDPTYSFVRLLQKLGWASQLRLPSDHALLARAR, encoded by the coding sequence ATGATTCTCATCCATCTGGGCTGCGCCGTACTGCTGTGGACTGGGCTGGGTGTGGGAGCGGCCCTCTGGGCCGTGGCCCTCTATCTGCTCAGGATGCTCGGCACCACCGCCATCTACCACCGGCTGCTCACCCACGGCAGCTACCGAGCTCCGCGCATGGTGTGGTGGATCGGCTCCCTGGTGGCCTGCTCCTCGGGCCAGATGGGCCCCAGCTGGTGGAAAGCGCACCACCTGCAGCACCACCGCCATGTGGATACGGCGGCCGACCCCCACACGCCGCTGCAATCCGCCAACGGCTGGCGCGGTTTCTGGCACTCCCAGGTGGGCTGGCTGCTCACGCCCGAGTTCCACCCTGCCGAACTCCCGGCAGACATCGAAGCCGATCCGGTGCTGCGCACGATGGATCGCCTGCACGTGGTGCCCGTGCTGGCCCTGGCGGCACTCTCCTGGCAACTGGGCGGGCTGGAGTGGCTGGGCGCGTTCTGTCTCAGCACCGTGGTGCTCTACCACGCTGTGGCCAGCGTCAACTCCCTGGCCCACCTCTTCGGCGACCAGCCCTTCAACACGGGCGATGACAGTCGCAACAATGGCTTCGTGGCACTGATCACCCTGGGTGAGGGTTGGCACAACCTGCACCATGGCTTCCAGGCTTCGGTGCGGCAGGGGTTCACGCTGCGCCATGGCAAGGTGCGCCGGCTGCCTGATCCCACCTACAGCTTCGTGCGCCTGCTGCAGAAGCTCGGCTGGGCCAGTCAGTTGCGGCTGCCGAGTGATCACGCGCTCCTGGCCAGGGCACGCTGA
- the trmFO gene encoding FADH(2)-oxidizing methylenetetrahydrofolate--tRNA-(uracil(54)-C(5))-methyltransferase TrmFO — MPSEQPVITVVGAGLAGTEAAWQIASAGLRVRLVEMRPLRRSPAHHSAEFAELVCSNSFGALSSDRAAGLLQEELRRLGSTVIGTADRHAVPAGGALAVDRGRFSAALTASLERHPLITVERGEQRCLPGPDEIGVLATGPLTSDALADDLRAFTGRADCHFFDAASPIVEGEGLDLSVAFRGSRYDKGDADYINCPMGEAQYRVFRQALLEAEQAELKDFDTQSASFFEGCLPIEELARRGEDTMRYGPLKPIGLWDPRWGDLHDREVRRSRRAHAVVQLRQEDRDGRLWNLVGFQTNLKWGEQKRVFQLIPGLENASFVRFGVMHRNTFLEAPQLLESTLQFRQRPTLLAAGQITGTEGYAAAVAGGWLAGTNAARLARGLEPLRLPPTTMAGALLHFIATAPSGKFQPMPPNFALMPDLPERIRDKRRRYGAYRDRSLADLEPFCGISAGSPGSCRERLIEPVYAEART, encoded by the coding sequence GTGCCCTCTGAGCAGCCAGTGATCACCGTGGTGGGGGCTGGATTGGCGGGCACAGAGGCCGCCTGGCAGATCGCTTCGGCCGGCCTTCGGGTGCGGCTGGTGGAGATGCGGCCCCTGCGGCGCTCGCCGGCCCACCACAGCGCTGAATTCGCGGAGCTGGTGTGCAGCAACAGCTTCGGCGCCCTATCCAGTGACCGGGCCGCCGGCCTGCTGCAGGAGGAGCTGCGCCGGCTCGGATCCACCGTGATCGGCACCGCCGATCGCCATGCGGTGCCGGCAGGCGGTGCCCTTGCCGTGGACCGGGGCCGCTTCAGTGCCGCCCTCACCGCCTCCCTGGAGCGCCACCCCCTGATCACGGTGGAGCGGGGAGAGCAGCGCTGCCTGCCCGGGCCCGACGAAATCGGTGTGCTGGCCACCGGGCCGCTCACCAGCGATGCCCTGGCCGACGACCTGCGCGCCTTCACGGGCCGGGCCGACTGCCACTTCTTCGATGCCGCCAGCCCGATCGTGGAGGGGGAGGGCCTCGATCTCTCGGTGGCCTTCCGCGGCTCGCGTTACGACAAGGGCGACGCCGATTACATCAACTGCCCGATGGGCGAGGCGCAGTATCGGGTCTTCCGCCAGGCCCTGCTGGAGGCCGAGCAGGCCGAGCTCAAGGACTTCGACACCCAGAGCGCCAGCTTCTTCGAGGGCTGCCTGCCGATCGAGGAGCTGGCCCGCCGCGGCGAAGACACGATGCGCTACGGCCCGCTCAAGCCGATCGGGCTCTGGGATCCCCGCTGGGGCGACCTGCACGACCGGGAGGTGCGCCGCAGCCGGCGGGCCCATGCCGTGGTGCAGCTGCGCCAGGAGGACCGCGACGGCCGACTCTGGAACCTGGTGGGCTTCCAGACCAACCTGAAATGGGGCGAGCAGAAGCGGGTGTTCCAGCTGATCCCGGGGCTGGAGAACGCCAGCTTTGTGCGCTTCGGCGTGATGCACCGCAACACCTTCCTGGAGGCTCCCCAGCTGCTGGAGAGCACCCTGCAGTTCCGGCAGCGCCCCACCCTGCTCGCCGCCGGCCAGATCACCGGCACCGAGGGCTACGCGGCGGCCGTGGCCGGTGGCTGGCTGGCCGGCACCAACGCGGCCCGGCTGGCCAGGGGCCTGGAGCCGCTGCGGCTGCCGCCCACCACCATGGCCGGGGCGCTGCTCCACTTCATCGCCACGGCGCCCAGCGGCAAGTTCCAGCCGATGCCGCCCAACTTCGCCCTGATGCCGGACTTGCCCGAGCGCATCCGCGACAAGCGCCGCCGCTATGGCGCCTACCGCGATCGCTCCCTGGCGGATCTGGAGCCCTTCTGCGGCATCTCAGCCGGATCGCCCGGCAGCTGCCGCGAGCGCCTGATTGAGCCTGTCTATGCCGAAGCCCGGACCTAG
- a CDS encoding photosystem II protein Y — MDARLVLVAAPILLAAGWAVFHIGRAAVGQLQLMIRRARA, encoded by the coding sequence ATGGACGCTCGGCTGGTGCTGGTTGCCGCTCCGATCCTGCTCGCTGCCGGCTGGGCCGTGTTTCACATCGGCCGCGCTGCCGTGGGCCAGCTGCAGCTGATGATCAGGCGCGCCCGCGCCTGA
- a CDS encoding helix-turn-helix domain-containing protein translates to MPSGSGVLPLIRAIPRDCPAASPALSRLVVGQALGYFALHFRRPIAMAAVADALGISEACLDFCFDQSRGMTPYEALQHHRLNRLFAAITRQPRRSLTRAILACGLQRSADTLTRFEATFGIAMPLFLLTCRRAEQDRHFRRGHPQRAALVLAQASSA, encoded by the coding sequence ATGCCCTCAGGATCGGGAGTCCTGCCGTTGATCCGCGCCATTCCCAGGGATTGCCCCGCGGCGAGCCCAGCCCTGAGCCGCCTGGTGGTGGGCCAGGCCCTGGGCTATTTCGCTCTGCATTTCCGGCGTCCGATCGCCATGGCCGCAGTGGCCGACGCCCTGGGCATTTCGGAGGCCTGCCTCGACTTCTGCTTTGACCAGTCGCGGGGCATGACCCCCTACGAGGCCCTGCAGCACCATCGGCTCAACCGCCTGTTTGCGGCCATCACCAGGCAGCCCCGCCGCTCGCTCACCAGGGCCATCCTGGCCTGCGGCCTGCAGCGCAGTGCAGACACATTGACACGCTTCGAAGCCACCTTCGGCATCGCCATGCCCCTGTTCCTGCTCACCTGCCGGCGGGCTGAGCAAGATCGCCACTTTCGCCGTGGCCATCCCCAGCGGGCGGCCCTGGTGCTGGCGCAGGCCTCATCCGCCTAG
- the arsS gene encoding arsenosugar biosynthesis radical SAM (seleno)protein ArsS (Some members of this family are selenoproteins.): MSSASLSTSRSSQPSAGSNGVAAEPPGFPALRRQALSCLQVNLGYRCNQSCSHCHVGASPTRTESMDAATAALIPQVLKARGLGSLDLTGGAPELHPLFRQLVRQARQLGVTVIDRCNLTILSEPGQEDLAAFLADQEVVVVASLPCYSADNVDRQRGDGVFERSIAGLQQLQALGYGEQGSGLVLNLVYNPQGAALPPPQQQLEAQYKQVLERDFGLRFNQLFALANMPIQRFAAVLKASGQLESYLELLRSSHRDANLDGVMCRSLISVDWQGQLFDCDFNQMLDLPAGGSDRPRLHLRDLLRLDPRHQPIAVGEHCFGCTAGSGSSCSGSLA, translated from the coding sequence ATGTCCAGCGCATCCCTCAGCACCAGCCGCAGCAGCCAGCCCAGCGCCGGCAGCAACGGCGTAGCGGCAGAGCCCCCGGGCTTTCCAGCCCTGCGGCGCCAGGCCCTCAGTTGCCTCCAGGTGAACCTGGGCTACCGCTGCAACCAGAGTTGCAGCCACTGCCACGTGGGCGCGAGCCCGACCCGCACCGAGAGCATGGACGCCGCCACCGCGGCCCTGATCCCCCAGGTGCTGAAGGCCAGGGGTCTGGGCAGCCTGGATCTCACCGGCGGCGCCCCGGAGCTGCATCCGCTGTTTCGCCAGCTGGTGCGGCAGGCGCGCCAGCTGGGGGTGACGGTGATCGACCGCTGCAACCTCACCATCCTCAGCGAACCCGGCCAGGAGGACCTGGCGGCCTTCCTGGCCGACCAGGAGGTGGTGGTGGTGGCCTCCCTACCCTGTTACTCCGCCGACAACGTGGATCGTCAGCGCGGCGATGGCGTGTTCGAGCGCAGTATTGCCGGCCTGCAGCAGCTCCAGGCCCTGGGCTACGGCGAGCAGGGCTCAGGCCTGGTGCTGAACCTCGTGTACAACCCCCAGGGGGCCGCCCTGCCGCCGCCCCAGCAGCAGCTGGAGGCGCAATACAAGCAGGTGCTGGAGCGCGACTTCGGCCTCCGCTTCAACCAGCTGTTCGCCCTGGCCAACATGCCGATCCAGCGCTTCGCGGCAGTGCTCAAGGCCAGCGGCCAGCTGGAGAGCTACCTCGAGCTGCTGCGCTCCAGCCATCGCGACGCCAACCTGGATGGCGTGATGTGCCGCTCGCTGATCAGCGTCGACTGGCAGGGGCAGTTGTTCGACTGTGACTTCAACCAGATGCTCGACCTGCCTGCTGGCGGCAGTGACAGGCCCAGGCTCCACCTGAGGGATCTGCTGCGGCTGGATCCCAGGCACCAGCCGATCGCCGTGGGCGAGCATTGCTTCGGCTGCACTGCCGGCAGTGGCTCCAGCTGCAGCGGCTCCCTGGCCTGA
- a CDS encoding anti-sigma factor domain-containing protein has product MSAPDLTPPTGSALDELLAGHALGDLDETEQAELQRHLAADPSLQVRLDELTTTLQLLPLALPNQELPPARLRRRLLKPAAPAPARPAATAPPRWAGVAMAAMAGALVLMGVQVQQLRHQLAERPPAAGAAGDPLPVSRTMALKGMTPSGAVSGQVVVQADQGYNLLRLKGLPAPPPQHAYRLWAEVDGRQVGCVQFVPDLAGTVAMPIPTEPSSSASKLSISLEPLRPGGDQPRGPRVLTSV; this is encoded by the coding sequence ATGTCCGCACCCGATCTGACACCACCGACCGGCAGCGCTCTCGATGAACTGCTGGCCGGCCACGCCCTTGGCGATCTCGATGAGACCGAGCAGGCGGAACTGCAGCGCCACCTGGCCGCCGACCCGAGTCTGCAGGTGCGTCTCGACGAGCTCACCACCACCCTGCAGCTGTTGCCCCTGGCCCTGCCGAACCAGGAGCTTCCGCCGGCGCGGCTGCGGCGGCGCCTGCTCAAACCGGCTGCCCCCGCCCCGGCCCGGCCCGCGGCCACAGCTCCCCCCCGCTGGGCGGGAGTGGCCATGGCCGCCATGGCCGGCGCTCTGGTGCTGATGGGCGTGCAGGTGCAGCAGCTGCGCCACCAGCTGGCCGAACGGCCGCCGGCCGCCGGCGCCGCGGGGGATCCCCTGCCCGTGAGCCGCACCATGGCCCTCAAGGGCATGACCCCCAGCGGTGCCGTGAGCGGCCAGGTGGTGGTGCAGGCCGACCAGGGCTACAACCTGCTGCGGCTCAAGGGCCTGCCAGCGCCTCCGCCCCAGCACGCCTACCGTCTCTGGGCCGAGGTGGACGGCCGGCAGGTGGGCTGCGTGCAGTTCGTGCCGGACCTGGCCGGCACCGTGGCGATGCCGATTCCAACCGAGCCCTCCAGCAGCGCCAGCAAGCTGAGCATCAGCCTCGAACCCCTGCGCCCGGGGGGGGATCAGCCCCGGGGTCCCCGCGTTCTCACCAGCGTCTGA
- a CDS encoding DoxX family protein, with translation MTRSFSWWAALGRTLLCLVFLQSLLGKMGGFGAVAAQMQQRGLPIPAVVLAVSMALMAVGSVLVISGWRQRLGAALLLVFLVPATLVFHTALEDPQERIQLFKNLAIMGGLLLVIDREAPSDRPVRR, from the coding sequence ATGACCCGTTCGTTTTCCTGGTGGGCCGCCCTGGGGCGCACCCTGCTCTGCCTGGTGTTCCTGCAATCCCTGCTGGGCAAGATGGGGGGCTTCGGGGCGGTGGCAGCCCAGATGCAGCAGCGGGGGCTGCCCATCCCAGCAGTGGTGCTGGCGGTGTCGATGGCCCTGATGGCCGTGGGCTCGGTCCTGGTGATCAGCGGCTGGCGTCAGCGCCTGGGGGCTGCCCTGTTGCTGGTGTTCCTCGTGCCCGCCACCCTGGTGTTCCACACCGCCCTGGAGGATCCCCAGGAACGGATCCAGCTGTTCAAGAATCTGGCCATCATGGGCGGCCTGCTGCTGGTGATTGATCGGGAGGCCCCATCCGATCGGCCCGTTCGCAGGTAG
- a CDS encoding gamma carbonic anhydrase family protein, translated as MAPLPWPDPTIHPDAWVAPSAVVIGAVELAEGASLWPTAVARGDLCAIRIGAGSNVQDGAVLHGDPGQPVLIGAGVTIGHRAVIHGATLEDGCLIGIGAVVLNGVTVGRGALVAAGSVVTRDVPSGAVVMGAPAQVKRQLSEEAMAEQLDHARHYRELAMVHAGRGAT; from the coding sequence ATGGCTCCCCTCCCCTGGCCCGACCCCACCATCCACCCCGACGCCTGGGTGGCCCCCAGTGCGGTGGTGATCGGCGCCGTAGAGCTGGCTGAGGGGGCCAGCCTCTGGCCCACCGCCGTGGCCCGCGGTGATCTCTGCGCCATCCGCATCGGTGCCGGCAGCAATGTGCAGGACGGAGCTGTGTTGCACGGCGATCCTGGCCAGCCCGTGCTGATCGGCGCCGGCGTGACCATCGGCCATCGGGCCGTGATCCATGGCGCCACCCTGGAGGACGGGTGCCTGATCGGCATCGGCGCTGTGGTGCTCAACGGCGTGACCGTGGGACGGGGAGCCCTCGTGGCGGCGGGATCGGTGGTGACCCGCGATGTGCCGTCCGGCGCCGTGGTGATGGGGGCCCCGGCCCAGGTGAAACGCCAGCTCAGCGAGGAGGCGATGGCCGAGCAGCTCGACCATGCCCGCCACTACCGGGAGCTGGCCATGGTCCATGCCGGGCGCGGGGCCACCTAA
- a CDS encoding glutamine synthetase III — protein sequence MPSNPRLHAIDTILARPLVPTTPATSLEELWASDVFTLEKMKSALPKNVFKSIQRCIREGSKLDTSVADVVAQAMKDWATSRGALYYAHVFYPLTNLTAEKHDGFISAQGDGSAFTEFSGKVLVQGEPDGSSFPNGGIRSTFEARGYTAWDVTSPAYLMETPNGVTLCIPTVFVSWTGEALDKKTPLLRSNKAMNKQAQRLLKLLGETEIATVNSSCGAEQEYFLVDSAFTALRPDLQLAGRTLVGAPPAKGQQFDDHYFGAIPERVQVFMQDVERQMYRLGIPAKTRHNEVAPGQFELAPYFEAANVATDHQQLTMTVLKSTAKRHGFSCLLHEKPFAGVNGSGKHVNWSIGNPTQGNLLDPGSTPHENLQFLLFCSAVIRGVHLFGPLMRAAIATASNDHRLGANEAPPAIISVYLGSQLEDVFQQIRSGSLQGSAQAALMSLGIDTLPELNKDPGDRNRTSPFAFTGNRFEFRAVGSGQSVAGPLVVLNTILADSLEWLNDQLEAAMAAGSSLDEAALAVMKDVMNQHGDVVFGGDGYSSEWHRIAVEERGLENLPTSADALPVLERPDVTALFERQGVLSPLELESRFEVYAEQYVQAIEVEARLLLRLARTQIYPAVSDSLGKMAFSIKSQEKVGLSPDTSMLKTMESLGGQLLEGCTALEEAMAVHPDGIHAHLRHCADGVLPVMLKIRAAADGLEQLIDDDAWPLPTYQEMLFMR from the coding sequence ATGCCTTCAAACCCGCGGCTCCACGCCATCGACACGATCCTGGCGCGGCCCCTGGTGCCCACCACGCCCGCCACCTCGCTTGAAGAGCTGTGGGCCAGCGATGTGTTCACGCTCGAGAAGATGAAGTCGGCGCTGCCGAAGAACGTCTTCAAATCGATCCAGCGCTGCATCCGCGAAGGCAGCAAGCTCGATACCTCCGTGGCCGATGTGGTCGCCCAGGCCATGAAGGACTGGGCCACAAGCCGAGGTGCCCTGTACTACGCCCACGTCTTCTACCCGCTCACCAACCTCACCGCGGAGAAGCACGACGGCTTCATCTCGGCCCAGGGGGATGGTTCAGCCTTCACCGAATTCAGTGGCAAGGTGCTGGTTCAGGGGGAACCTGACGGCTCGTCCTTCCCCAACGGCGGTATCCGCTCCACCTTTGAGGCCCGCGGCTACACCGCCTGGGATGTGACCAGTCCGGCCTATCTGATGGAGACCCCCAATGGGGTCACCCTCTGCATCCCCACGGTGTTCGTGTCCTGGACCGGCGAGGCCCTCGACAAGAAAACCCCTCTGCTCCGCTCCAACAAGGCGATGAACAAGCAGGCCCAGCGCCTGCTGAAGCTGCTGGGTGAAACCGAAATCGCCACGGTGAACTCCAGCTGCGGTGCTGAGCAGGAGTACTTCCTGGTGGATTCGGCCTTCACCGCCCTGCGGCCCGATCTGCAGCTCGCCGGTCGCACCCTGGTGGGAGCCCCTCCGGCCAAGGGCCAGCAGTTCGATGACCACTACTTCGGTGCGATCCCCGAACGGGTGCAGGTGTTCATGCAGGACGTCGAGCGGCAGATGTATCGCCTCGGCATTCCCGCCAAGACCCGCCACAACGAGGTGGCCCCGGGTCAGTTCGAGCTGGCGCCCTACTTCGAGGCCGCCAACGTGGCCACCGACCACCAGCAGCTCACCATGACCGTGCTCAAGAGCACGGCCAAGAGGCATGGCTTCAGCTGCCTGCTGCACGAGAAGCCCTTCGCCGGCGTCAACGGCAGCGGTAAGCACGTCAACTGGTCGATCGGCAACCCCACCCAGGGCAATCTGCTCGATCCGGGTTCCACGCCCCACGAGAACCTGCAGTTTCTGCTGTTCTGCTCCGCCGTGATCCGTGGCGTGCACCTGTTCGGTCCGCTGATGCGGGCCGCCATCGCCACCGCCAGCAACGACCATCGCCTCGGGGCTAACGAGGCGCCGCCGGCGATCATCTCGGTGTATCTGGGCAGTCAGCTGGAGGATGTGTTCCAGCAGATCCGCTCCGGCAGCCTGCAGGGTTCGGCCCAGGCGGCGCTGATGTCCCTTGGCATCGACACCCTGCCCGAGCTCAACAAGGATCCCGGCGACCGCAACCGCACCTCACCCTTCGCCTTCACCGGCAACCGTTTCGAGTTCAGGGCTGTTGGCTCCGGCCAGTCGGTGGCTGGTCCGCTGGTGGTATTGAACACGATCCTGGCCGATTCCCTCGAGTGGTTGAACGACCAGCTGGAGGCTGCCATGGCCGCCGGCAGCAGCCTCGATGAGGCGGCCCTGGCGGTGATGAAGGACGTCATGAACCAGCACGGTGATGTGGTGTTCGGGGGGGATGGCTATTCCTCCGAATGGCACCGCATCGCCGTGGAGGAGCGTGGACTCGAGAACCTGCCCACCTCCGCCGACGCCCTGCCGGTGCTGGAGCGGCCTGACGTGACGGCCCTGTTCGAGCGCCAGGGCGTGCTCTCGCCGCTGGAGCTCGAAAGCCGCTTCGAGGTCTACGCCGAGCAGTACGTGCAGGCGATCGAGGTGGAGGCCCGCCTGCTGCTGCGCCTGGCCCGCACCCAGATCTATCCGGCGGTGTCGGACAGCCTGGGCAAGATGGCCTTCTCGATCAAGAGCCAGGAGAAGGTGGGCCTGTCCCCCGACACCTCCATGCTCAAGACGATGGAGTCCTTGGGCGGGCAATTGCTGGAAGGCTGCACGGCCCTGGAGGAGGCCATGGCGGTGCATCCCGACGGCATTCATGCCCACCTGCGCCACTGTGCCGATGGGGTGCTGCCGGTGATGCTCAAGATCCGCGCCGCCGCCGATGGTCTCGAGCAGCTCATCGACGATGACGCCTGGCCGCTGCCCACCTACCAGGAGATGCTGTTCATGCGCTGA
- a CDS encoding sigma-70 family RNA polymerase sigma factor, translating into MKQPAALHAGAADAPDLEIDHGDLASLYDAYSPAVYRLALRLCRSSHAAEDLVHDVFLRFWRQGSYDPSRGPVLAYLLLLTRSMALNKLSQQRNRWQILQQWSHQLLGHEPPSTQRWAELTDLGERMALALGQIDPKQRQVLELAYYQGLSQSAVAERLQIPLGTVKTRSRQGLLALRRHMVDFQAGPGPVGQPSTPSPSPRR; encoded by the coding sequence TTGAAGCAGCCAGCTGCGCTGCACGCCGGCGCAGCCGACGCGCCGGACCTGGAGATCGACCACGGTGATCTGGCGTCGCTCTATGACGCCTACAGCCCGGCGGTCTACCGCCTGGCCCTGAGGCTCTGCCGCAGCAGCCACGCCGCCGAAGACCTGGTGCACGATGTGTTCCTGCGCTTCTGGCGGCAGGGCAGCTATGACCCCAGCCGGGGGCCCGTGCTGGCCTATCTGCTGCTGCTCACCCGCTCGATGGCTCTGAACAAGCTGTCCCAGCAGCGCAACCGCTGGCAGATCCTGCAGCAGTGGTCCCACCAACTGCTGGGCCACGAGCCCCCCAGCACCCAGCGCTGGGCCGAACTCACCGACCTGGGCGAGCGCATGGCCCTGGCCCTGGGTCAGATCGATCCCAAGCAGCGGCAGGTGCTGGAACTCGCCTACTACCAGGGCCTGAGCCAGTCCGCGGTGGCGGAGCGGCTGCAGATCCCCCTGGGCACGGTGAAGACCCGCTCCCGCCAGGGCCTGCTGGCCCTGCGGCGCCACATGGTCGATTTCCAGGCCGGTCCTGGCCCCGTCGGCCAGCCCAGTACCCCTTCTCCCTCCCCGCGCCGCTGA
- a CDS encoding DUF2811 domain-containing protein yields the protein MSAIPNHAPATVSIENQFPEDLFEAMGEFVRTHPQWDQYRLMQAALAGFLFQQGCQDRAVVRHYLDGLFQRENTSGKPGSAPA from the coding sequence ATGAGCGCCATCCCCAACCATGCCCCGGCCACCGTGTCGATCGAGAACCAGTTCCCCGAAGACCTGTTCGAGGCGATGGGCGAGTTCGTGCGCACCCATCCCCAGTGGGACCAGTACCGGCTGATGCAAGCCGCCCTGGCAGGGTTCCTGTTCCAGCAGGGCTGCCAGGATCGGGCCGTGGTGCGTCACTATCTCGACGGACTGTTCCAGCGGGAGAACACCTCCGGCAAGCCGGGATCGGCCCCAGCCTGA
- a CDS encoding methyltransferase domain-containing protein has product MTTTSDRAGCDAAQPDQDLSRQVQHYYGTVLSSSADLRTSACCDATALPADLKPLLARLHPEVLARYYGCGLVMPPLLEGARVLDLGCGSGRDVYLLSQLVGPTGSVVGVDMTAEQLAVAREHQAFHAEQFGFANVQLLEGRIEQLDALGLEPGSFDVVVSNCVVNLSTDKRAVLSGVRRLLRPGGEFYFADVYADRRVPEALRLDPVLYGECLGGALYWNDFLRLARQAGFADPRLVEDRPLAITDPQLAARTGELQFFSATYRLFHCDSLEDACEDHGQAVIYRGSVPGQPHRLDFDKHHSIETGRVFPVCGNTYRMLAESRFAEHFSFIGDFSRHYGLFPGCGGTLPFEPGGRELPTAGAEAGSCC; this is encoded by the coding sequence ATGACCACCACCAGTGACCGGGCCGGCTGCGACGCCGCCCAGCCCGACCAGGACCTCAGCCGCCAGGTTCAGCATTACTACGGCACGGTGCTGAGCAGCAGCGCCGACCTGCGCACCAGCGCCTGCTGCGACGCCACCGCCCTGCCGGCCGACCTGAAGCCACTGCTGGCCCGCCTCCACCCCGAGGTGCTGGCCCGCTACTACGGCTGCGGCCTGGTGATGCCCCCCCTGCTGGAGGGCGCCCGGGTGCTGGATCTGGGCTGCGGCAGCGGCCGCGACGTCTACCTGCTCTCCCAGCTCGTGGGCCCCACGGGCAGCGTGGTGGGGGTGGACATGACCGCCGAGCAGCTGGCGGTGGCCCGCGAGCACCAGGCCTTCCATGCCGAGCAGTTCGGCTTTGCCAACGTGCAGCTGCTGGAGGGGCGGATCGAGCAGCTCGACGCCCTGGGGCTGGAGCCGGGCAGCTTCGATGTGGTGGTGTCCAACTGCGTGGTGAACCTGAGCACCGACAAGCGGGCGGTGCTCAGCGGCGTGCGCCGCCTGCTGCGGCCCGGGGGAGAGTTCTATTTCGCCGATGTCTATGCCGACCGGCGCGTGCCCGAGGCACTGCGCCTCGATCCGGTGCTCTACGGCGAATGCCTCGGCGGAGCCCTCTACTGGAACGACTTCCTGCGCCTGGCCCGCCAGGCCGGCTTTGCCGACCCGCGCCTGGTGGAGGACCGTCCCCTGGCGATCACCGACCCGCAGCTGGCGGCCCGCACCGGCGAGCTGCAGTTCTTCTCAGCCACCTACCGCCTGTTCCACTGCGACAGCCTCGAGGACGCCTGCGAGGACCATGGCCAGGCGGTGATCTATCGCGGCAGCGTGCCGGGCCAGCCCCATCGGCTGGACTTCGACAAGCACCACAGCATCGAGACCGGCCGGGTGTTCCCGGTGTGCGGCAACACCTACCGGATGCTGGCGGAGAGTCGCTTCGCTGAGCACTTCAGCTTCATCGGCGACTTCAGCCGGCACTACGGCCTGTTTCCCGGCTGCGGCGGCACGCTGCCCTTTGAGCCCGGCGGCCGGGAGCTGCCCACTGCCGGGGCGGAAGCGGGCAGCTGCTGCTGA
- a CDS encoding RNA-binding protein → MTIYVGNLSFDAEVEDVQHLFSEYGAVRKCTLPLDRDTGRKRGFAFVEMANEADETKAIDDLQNVEWMGRNIRVNKAEPRTGGGGGRQYAGAGGGGGGGGSRW, encoded by the coding sequence ATGACCATTTACGTAGGCAACCTCTCGTTCGACGCTGAGGTTGAAGACGTTCAGCACCTGTTCTCCGAATACGGCGCTGTGCGCAAGTGCACCCTGCCCCTCGACCGTGACACCGGTCGCAAGCGCGGGTTCGCCTTTGTTGAGATGGCCAACGAGGCCGACGAGACCAAGGCCATCGACGATCTTCAGAACGTCGAATGGATGGGCCGCAACATCCGTGTCAACAAGGCTGAGCCCCGCACCGGTGGTGGCGGTGGCCGCCAGTACGCCGGCGCCGGCGGCGGTGGCGGTGGCGGCGGCAGCCGCTGGTGA